One genomic region from Streptomyces sp. Li-HN-5-11 encodes:
- a CDS encoding phosphatase PAP2 family protein, with protein sequence MPSRDEAVAAEPAGPPRPPLVREFLLVVGLFVVYKFGRQLVADHTGEAFRNAQRVWDLERAVHLPGEKAVQSLLLHGDLLVHLANTYYATVHFPATVAFLVWLYLRRPAHYVWARRALAAVTAAALVLHLAFPLAPPRMLAAAGLVDTAHVYGPSVYGPPKTDHLSNQFAAMPSLHFGWALMVAVGLIVATRSRWRWLWLLHPLVTLLVIVGTANHYWLDTIVATALLGLALALIPRPHHTATTAARGRDRFVPAGDNALVGAGR encoded by the coding sequence ATGCCATCCCGAGACGAGGCCGTCGCAGCGGAGCCCGCCGGGCCCCCGCGGCCCCCGCTCGTCCGCGAGTTCCTGCTCGTCGTGGGGCTCTTCGTGGTGTACAAGTTCGGCCGGCAACTGGTCGCGGACCACACCGGCGAGGCGTTCCGCAACGCACAGCGCGTGTGGGACCTGGAGCGGGCCGTGCACCTGCCCGGGGAGAAGGCGGTGCAGTCCCTTCTGCTGCACGGTGACCTCCTCGTACACCTGGCGAACACCTACTACGCGACCGTGCACTTCCCGGCCACCGTGGCCTTTCTGGTCTGGCTCTACCTGCGGCGCCCGGCCCACTACGTCTGGGCCCGGCGCGCCCTCGCCGCGGTCACCGCCGCGGCCCTGGTGCTGCACCTGGCGTTTCCGCTCGCCCCACCGCGCATGCTCGCGGCGGCGGGTCTGGTGGACACCGCCCACGTGTACGGGCCGTCGGTGTACGGCCCGCCGAAGACCGACCACCTCTCGAACCAGTTCGCGGCGATGCCCTCGCTGCACTTCGGCTGGGCACTGATGGTGGCGGTCGGCCTCATCGTCGCCACCCGGTCGCGGTGGCGATGGCTGTGGCTGCTGCACCCGCTGGTGACCCTGCTGGTGATCGTGGGCACGGCGAACCACTACTGGCTCGACACGATCGTGGCGACGGCGCTGCTGGGTCTCGCCCTGGCGCTCATACCCCGGCCGCACCACACGGCGACCACCGCCGCGCGCGGCCGGGACAGGTTCGTGCCCGCCGGCGACAACGCCCTCGTGGGGGCGGGCCGATGA
- a CDS encoding phosphocholine-specific phospholipase C — protein MPEVNRRRFLQLAGATTAFTALSSSIARAAELPANHRTGSVEDVEHIVVLMQENRSFDHYFGTLRGVRGFGDPRPVTTRQDGKSVWHQADAGGKDILPFHPDADDLGLAFIQDLPHGWNDTQAAFDGGRYDKWVPSKGTTTMAHLTREDIPFHYALADAFTICDAYHCSFMGSTDPNRYYMWTGYVGNDGQGGGPVLGNDEAGYGWTTYPERLEKAGVSWKIYQDVGDGLDANGSWGWIQDAYRGNYGDNSLLYFKQYQNAQPGDPLYDKARTGTDARKGEGFFDRLKADVKGGRLPQISWIVAPEAFTEHPNWPANYGAWYVSQVLDALTSNPEVWARTALFITYDENDGFFDHVVPPFPPGSAARGKSTVDVGPDLFKGDAGHVAGPYGLGQRVPMLVVSPWSKGGYVCSETMDHTSVIRFMERRFGVHEPNISPWRRAICGDLTSAFDFSRKDTKPVALPGTAGYQPPDHDRHPDYVPTPPANPSLPRQERGTRPTRPLKYAPYADGSADATAGTFTLTFASGAHAGAAFLVTSGNRADGPWSYTTEAGRTVSGTWNPSSSGGSYDLAVHGPNGFLRVFKGSGTTAGPEVTARHVGDVELTFTNKGSGTVRLKVTSGYGGGPKAVAVRPGTTVKHRFGLAGSGRWYDLTVTSEADAVFLRRLAGHVENGRPGVSDPAIATG, from the coding sequence ATGCCCGAAGTGAACCGGCGCCGCTTCCTCCAACTCGCCGGCGCGACCACGGCCTTCACAGCGCTGTCCAGCAGCATCGCGCGTGCCGCCGAGCTGCCGGCCAACCATCGGACGGGATCGGTCGAGGATGTCGAGCACATCGTCGTCCTCATGCAGGAGAACCGTTCCTTCGACCACTACTTCGGCACGCTCAGAGGCGTCCGCGGCTTCGGCGACCCGCGCCCGGTCACCACCCGGCAGGACGGCAAGTCCGTCTGGCACCAGGCGGACGCCGGCGGCAAGGACATCCTCCCCTTCCACCCCGACGCCGACGACCTGGGCCTCGCCTTCATCCAGGACCTCCCGCACGGCTGGAACGACACGCAGGCCGCCTTCGACGGGGGCAGGTACGACAAGTGGGTGCCTTCCAAGGGCACCACCACCATGGCCCATCTGACGCGCGAGGACATCCCCTTCCACTACGCGCTCGCCGACGCCTTCACCATCTGCGACGCCTACCACTGCTCCTTCATGGGCTCGACCGACCCGAACCGTTACTACATGTGGACCGGTTACGTCGGCAACGACGGCCAGGGCGGCGGCCCGGTCCTCGGCAACGACGAGGCCGGTTACGGCTGGACGACCTACCCCGAACGCCTGGAGAAGGCCGGCGTCTCCTGGAAGATCTACCAGGACGTCGGCGACGGGCTCGACGCGAACGGCAGCTGGGGCTGGATCCAGGACGCCTACCGCGGCAACTACGGCGACAACTCGCTGCTGTACTTCAAGCAGTACCAGAACGCGCAGCCCGGCGACCCGCTCTACGACAAGGCCCGCACCGGCACCGACGCCCGCAAGGGCGAGGGCTTCTTCGACCGGCTGAAGGCCGACGTCAAGGGCGGCAGACTGCCGCAGATCTCCTGGATCGTCGCTCCCGAGGCCTTCACCGAACACCCCAACTGGCCCGCCAACTACGGCGCCTGGTACGTCTCCCAGGTCCTCGACGCGCTGACCTCGAACCCCGAGGTGTGGGCGAGGACGGCCCTGTTCATCACCTACGACGAGAACGACGGCTTCTTCGACCACGTCGTGCCGCCCTTCCCGCCCGGCTCCGCCGCCCGGGGGAAGTCCACGGTCGACGTCGGACCGGACCTGTTCAAGGGCGACGCCGGCCACGTAGCCGGACCGTACGGGCTCGGCCAGCGCGTGCCGATGCTCGTCGTCTCGCCCTGGAGCAAGGGCGGTTACGTCTGTTCCGAGACGATGGACCACACCTCGGTGATCCGGTTCATGGAGCGCCGCTTCGGAGTGCACGAGCCGAACATCTCGCCCTGGCGCCGCGCCATCTGCGGCGACCTGACCTCGGCGTTCGACTTCTCCCGCAAGGACACCAAGCCGGTCGCCCTGCCCGGCACCGCCGGCTACCAGCCGCCGGACCACGACCGTCACCCCGACTACGTGCCGACCCCGCCCGCCAACCCCTCCCTGCCCCGGCAGGAGCGCGGCACGCGCCCGACCCGCCCGCTCAAGTACGCACCGTACGCGGACGGTTCGGCGGACGCGACGGCCGGGACGTTCACGCTGACCTTCGCCTCCGGCGCGCACGCCGGCGCGGCCTTCCTCGTGACCTCGGGCAACCGCGCCGACGGCCCGTGGTCCTACACCACCGAGGCCGGCCGGACCGTGTCCGGCACCTGGAACCCGTCGTCCTCCGGCGGCTCCTACGACCTGGCCGTGCACGGCCCGAACGGCTTCCTGCGCGTCTTCAAGGGCTCCGGCACGACGGCGGGCCCCGAGGTCACCGCGCGGCACGTGGGCGACGTGGAGCTGACCTTCACCAACAAGGGCTCCGGCACCGTACGGCTGAAGGTGACGAGCGGCTACGGCGGCGGTCCGAAGGCGGTCGCGGTACGGCCCGGGACCACGGTGAAGCACCGCTTCGGCCTTGCGGGGAGCGGGCGTTGGTACGACCTCACCGTCACGTCCGAGGCCGACGCGGTCTTCCTGCGGCGGCTGGCCGGCCATGTCGAGAACGGACGCCCCGGTGTGAGCGACCCGGCGATCGCGACCGGCTGA
- a CDS encoding phospholipid scramblase-related protein produces MTTHSNTPAGWYPDPHGAAQTLRYWDGSQWTEHTHAGRQAPAAPQVPAQKAGPDPRVQRQVQQQAGVAPTGLGGGTLFSEPVLVVNQKAKLIELTNEYKVFDQNGNQIGAVTEVGQSVLRKAVRLLSSWDQFLTHRLEIRDGHGQVQLVLVRPGKIFKSRVIVSRPDGSQVGEIVQQNVFGKINFAMNADGRQVGAIKAENWRAWNFSIVDHADNEVARITKTWEGLAKTMFTTADNYVLQIHYQLPEPLLSLVVATALTVDTALKQDSRGVDLLS; encoded by the coding sequence GTGACCACGCATTCGAACACACCTGCAGGCTGGTACCCCGATCCGCACGGTGCCGCCCAGACGCTGCGTTACTGGGACGGATCCCAGTGGACCGAGCACACGCACGCCGGCCGGCAGGCACCGGCGGCGCCGCAGGTACCGGCGCAGAAGGCCGGCCCCGACCCGCGCGTGCAGCGCCAAGTGCAGCAGCAGGCCGGGGTCGCCCCGACCGGCCTCGGCGGCGGCACGCTCTTCAGCGAGCCGGTGCTCGTGGTGAACCAGAAGGCCAAGCTGATCGAGCTGACCAACGAGTACAAGGTCTTCGACCAGAACGGCAACCAGATCGGCGCGGTCACCGAGGTCGGGCAGAGCGTGCTGAGGAAGGCCGTGCGGCTGCTCTCCAGCTGGGACCAGTTCCTGACCCACAGGCTGGAGATCCGCGACGGCCACGGCCAGGTCCAGTTGGTCCTCGTGCGGCCCGGGAAGATCTTCAAGTCCCGGGTGATCGTGTCCCGTCCGGACGGCTCGCAGGTGGGCGAGATCGTCCAGCAGAACGTGTTCGGCAAAATCAACTTCGCGATGAACGCGGACGGCCGGCAGGTCGGCGCGATCAAGGCGGAGAACTGGCGCGCCTGGAACTTCTCCATCGTCGACCACGCCGACAACGAGGTCGCCCGGATCACCAAGACCTGGGAGGGCCTGGCCAAGACGATGTTCACCACGGCCGACAACTACGTCCTGCAGATCCACTACCAGCTGCCCGAGCCGCTGCTGAGCCTGGTGGTGGCGACGGCGCTGACCGTCGACACCGCTCTCAAGCAGGACTCGCGCGGAGTCGACCTGCTGAGCTGA
- a CDS encoding TetR/AcrR family transcriptional regulator, with product MTSQAADEPETVAASRRSKITPEREQEFFDAVLEQIRECGYDAVTMEGVAASTRCSKSTLYRQWKTKPQFVVAALRANRRSRFAGIDTGSLAEDLRQAARAAGEWSGKDTMLLQALAHAITQDRELRCALRETLVEPEVAALREILRRGVGRGEVPADNPALEYVPAQMFGVLRVRPVLEGEYADPDYMVRFVEAAVLPALGLT from the coding sequence ATGACGTCGCAGGCCGCGGACGAACCGGAGACGGTTGCCGCCTCGCGCCGCTCCAAGATCACGCCCGAGCGTGAGCAGGAGTTCTTCGACGCCGTGCTCGAGCAGATCCGCGAGTGCGGTTACGACGCCGTCACCATGGAGGGCGTCGCCGCCAGCACGCGCTGCAGCAAGTCCACGCTCTACCGCCAGTGGAAGACCAAGCCGCAGTTCGTGGTCGCCGCGCTGCGCGCCAACCGCCGCTCGCGCTTCGCCGGCATCGACACCGGCTCGCTCGCCGAGGACCTGCGGCAGGCCGCGCGGGCCGCAGGCGAGTGGTCCGGCAAGGACACCATGCTCCTGCAGGCGCTCGCGCACGCGATCACCCAGGACCGGGAGCTGAGGTGCGCACTGCGCGAGACGCTCGTCGAGCCGGAGGTCGCCGCGCTGCGGGAGATACTGCGACGCGGGGTCGGGCGCGGGGAGGTGCCCGCGGACAACCCGGCGCTGGAGTACGTACCGGCGCAGATGTTCGGCGTGCTGCGCGTGCGGCCCGTCCTGGAGGGGGAGTACGCCGACCCGGACTACATGGTCCGGTTCGTGGAGGCCGCGGTGCTGCCGGCACTCGGGCTCACCTGA
- a CDS encoding vWA domain-containing protein encodes MRTGASIRLFPALLALLILAAFPVPAHPRDAESLAPAPIDFVVLVDESGSLSTADVAAERAAASVLALGEVSDRSRVAVVGFGSVTRQGQAPVDTVCPMTRLDAAGREQLSSCVSKLHARTDAEGNGTDFPAALTQGLSLLSGTGENTPKIMFLLTDGRLDVSDSPAYGADPASRNANGTKALAQKVAQARSDKVQIWPLGFGSGIDRQQLDALAAGGYQSRCAELPSARPTAHVTAGSSDVSNVLLTAFAGARCARTTPGQTVEPVDSGADLHVTIPPVATDGSIEVVKQNPGAVAVTYYDPRGRKVPLQGSAYGSAFELVGQSGPVEALRIRNPYPGTWRVHVQVLDGASAQRITATAIWQGVLRSYILVDPPVPTAGQQVTAHVTLQTRQGVVLTEPEQLAGIKVSVRLTGKGFPPLTVALADDGRAPDARAHDGEFSAHITVPNTATGTLSFTGVMVGEGIAGDQRPYSTELATSAPLLTGAILFEDRQVHPGGIARGSVELRNQDSSAHHLRLAWTGGSAQSSLTVGPQQMTVAAGQTVHVPMRLVFGKSAALGAVPGSLTLRDEASEQVVQQAFVTVRVVPVPDFMDRYGKAVGAAAALVLALLVLLGLRWQDRRRARDTSDIQLILYRDDTELSRLRAPAHAGREFGFAVRAGAGGVQRLLLDDSGSRHRVRRTADGGLSVRLPGGERVTVPRGRRAPIADGLSLGFADQRPAARAAAPARAGRGTRGQDRPTASGRVRRSRGHREAASHNAALSARRPYDDDF; translated from the coding sequence ATGCGGACGGGCGCCTCCATCCGTTTATTTCCGGCCTTGCTGGCACTGCTGATCCTGGCGGCATTTCCCGTTCCGGCCCATCCCCGGGACGCGGAGTCCCTGGCGCCCGCACCGATCGATTTCGTGGTCTTGGTGGACGAGTCGGGAAGCCTGTCGACGGCGGATGTCGCTGCGGAGCGGGCGGCGGCCTCCGTGCTCGCCCTCGGCGAGGTCAGCGACAGATCGCGCGTGGCCGTGGTGGGCTTCGGCAGCGTGACACGGCAGGGCCAGGCTCCGGTGGACACGGTCTGCCCGATGACCCGGCTGGACGCGGCCGGCCGTGAACAGCTCAGCTCGTGCGTGTCGAAACTGCACGCCCGCACCGACGCCGAGGGCAACGGCACCGATTTCCCGGCTGCGCTGACTCAGGGACTGTCCCTGCTGTCCGGGACCGGCGAGAACACCCCGAAGATCATGTTCCTGCTGACCGACGGGCGCCTGGACGTCAGCGACAGCCCGGCGTACGGCGCGGATCCCGCTTCGCGAAACGCCAACGGCACCAAGGCACTGGCCCAGAAAGTCGCGCAGGCACGCTCGGACAAGGTGCAGATCTGGCCCCTGGGGTTCGGTTCGGGCATCGACCGGCAGCAACTCGACGCTCTCGCCGCGGGCGGCTACCAGAGCCGGTGCGCCGAACTGCCTTCGGCCCGCCCCACGGCGCACGTCACGGCCGGTTCCTCCGACGTCTCGAACGTCCTCCTCACCGCTTTCGCGGGAGCTCGCTGCGCGCGCACCACGCCGGGTCAGACGGTCGAGCCGGTGGACTCCGGTGCGGATCTGCACGTGACGATCCCGCCCGTGGCCACGGACGGCTCCATCGAAGTCGTGAAGCAGAATCCGGGTGCGGTGGCGGTCACGTACTACGACCCGCGCGGACGCAAGGTGCCGCTGCAGGGCTCGGCCTACGGCTCGGCCTTCGAACTGGTCGGCCAGTCCGGCCCCGTCGAGGCGCTGCGGATCCGCAACCCCTATCCGGGAACATGGCGGGTCCATGTGCAGGTACTCGACGGAGCGTCGGCGCAGCGGATCACGGCCACCGCCATCTGGCAGGGAGTGCTGCGTTCGTACATCCTCGTCGACCCGCCGGTCCCCACCGCCGGACAGCAGGTCACAGCCCATGTGACACTGCAGACCCGGCAGGGGGTGGTGCTCACCGAGCCCGAGCAGCTGGCCGGGATCAAAGTGTCCGTACGGCTGACCGGCAAGGGCTTCCCCCCTCTGACGGTGGCCCTCGCGGACGACGGCAGAGCACCCGATGCCCGCGCGCACGACGGTGAGTTCTCGGCGCACATCACCGTGCCGAACACCGCCACCGGCACGCTGTCCTTCACCGGCGTGATGGTCGGCGAGGGCATCGCGGGCGACCAGCGTCCGTACTCCACCGAACTGGCCACGAGCGCACCTCTGCTGACCGGCGCGATCCTTTTCGAGGACCGCCAGGTGCACCCTGGCGGCATTGCTCGCGGAAGCGTGGAACTGCGCAACCAGGACTCCTCGGCGCACCATCTCCGGCTTGCGTGGACCGGCGGCTCGGCACAGAGCTCCCTGACCGTCGGCCCCCAGCAGATGACCGTGGCGGCAGGCCAGACGGTCCACGTTCCCATGCGGTTGGTCTTCGGGAAGTCGGCGGCCCTGGGAGCCGTGCCGGGCAGCCTGACGTTGCGCGACGAGGCGTCGGAACAGGTGGTCCAGCAGGCGTTCGTGACGGTACGGGTGGTGCCGGTGCCGGACTTCATGGACCGGTACGGCAAGGCGGTGGGTGCGGCGGCGGCCCTGGTGCTGGCGCTGCTGGTACTGCTGGGCCTGCGGTGGCAGGACCGGCGCCGGGCCCGCGACACCTCGGACATCCAGCTGATCCTCTACCGGGACGACACCGAGCTGAGCAGGCTGCGGGCTCCGGCGCACGCGGGACGTGAGTTCGGCTTCGCCGTCCGGGCCGGGGCGGGTGGCGTCCAGCGGCTGCTCCTGGACGACTCCGGAAGCCGCCACCGGGTGCGGCGTACCGCCGACGGCGGACTGTCGGTCAGGCTTCCGGGCGGTGAACGGGTCACCGTGCCCCGCGGCCGGCGCGCGCCGATCGCCGACGGCCTCTCGCTCGGCTTCGCCGACCAGCGCCCCGCCGCCCGGGCCGCCGCTCCGGCCCGGGCCGGACGCGGCACCCGCGGACAGGACCGGCCCACCGCCTCCGGACGGGTCCGGCGCAGCCGTGGCCACCGCGAGGCCGCATCACACAACGCCGCTCTCAGCGCACGGCGACCGTATGACGACGATTTCTGA
- a CDS encoding tubulin-like doman-containing protein — MKIYQPMLFVGLGGTGCLIGAELENRLREALCGPDGTALFPVLRGRQLLPYQLPDCLQFVYADLNEAELNRLPHMRAEGPLKAAHSRTSRATFGLLPRFDSYPEVARSLRTNLPGPLCTWLPPRAGEPRIAPLIRGAGQLPTVGRAALFETFRSGLGAALGPLREAISLISKSGGDLTSLGGTLADSCDVFVAFSVAGGTGSGIFYDYLHLIGQAFEEAHYRVKIYPLVLMPSAFDDGRGGGRAARLNAGRSLVDLFRLVDDQNAPDVDDGLDDVGTQGQLRLEYPGGLSVRLRPSTTQTAFLFSRTSGIEREDLHRSVVSLVMSLLGTELGDDDGRTHDSDHLYQSFADSFINTNVERAAVAPTGIGHRGVSTSLVASMTVPVDELAELLASRLQASALRQQDAAPRPPEGSRRELVREFFTASNIDPLWSRASLPVVEPRPVSGARAILDALAARQAAMEDALGDLDRQLRQQVAELAGDFDPVRGVRQLLGRCDVTEAHRVVLGDPGAKDRLERVGFAGLLENRRREPERPPGLTTGPPQFQGIRDRMGGLVKAKWTDPEVTAALQQQDTWYQWESRRTWHRHWADQAARWDRTLAGVKNELTALVGAFREQADEEHASFSQRTRHLYRPRTGVSYLLPPQADLTSFYDAVVRRLLLAEGLRETDDERALLNHLLSPDQWRAAFGEGRSDPRRAVHVIKEQLQHRIKRLFVEPGNREERPLLPRLGTLLAEAAAGGGGQVADDALEQCRHKLASLLPVGFSPEGSGRLKVLIVYPATSSDSTVRRFLEREMRLPRDSEREIEFRPVSTESVTVVLFRSAMSLTEVPEVRETLTLWAEALASERPGDHLRWRQRLGYDYDFLMGTEQDRRHILHRLLCAMWNNQFQVFGDVTSPRRIRIGLQDRDSAAMVCSLDAPGGGLSSWGNLLRAYEAWTLAEDSGGIRNAFCEQLMTTIPLGLEMSPIPPHGLFRTLVHEVAPQQSALLEQLAQQADGQRPAGYGDLTAFWNETLPAALDLPFPRAHRMSGWTLRKLDQSFQPAPGHYSPPVPDRRFGAGADLHKDPRGE, encoded by the coding sequence GTGAAGATCTATCAGCCGATGCTCTTCGTCGGCCTCGGGGGCACCGGGTGCCTCATCGGTGCGGAGCTGGAGAACCGGCTGCGTGAGGCACTGTGCGGGCCGGACGGCACCGCCCTCTTCCCGGTGCTCCGGGGCCGCCAGCTGCTGCCGTACCAGTTGCCGGACTGCCTGCAGTTCGTGTACGCCGACCTCAACGAGGCCGAGCTGAACCGCCTGCCGCACATGCGCGCGGAGGGCCCGCTCAAGGCCGCCCACAGCAGGACGTCACGGGCGACCTTCGGGCTGCTGCCGCGATTCGACTCCTATCCCGAGGTGGCCCGCAGTCTGCGGACCAATCTCCCCGGGCCGCTGTGCACCTGGTTGCCGCCGCGCGCCGGCGAGCCGCGGATCGCACCGCTGATCCGCGGCGCGGGCCAACTGCCCACCGTGGGCAGGGCGGCGCTGTTCGAGACGTTCCGCAGCGGTCTCGGCGCCGCGCTCGGACCCCTGCGGGAGGCGATATCGCTCATCAGCAAGTCGGGCGGGGACCTGACCTCGCTGGGCGGCACACTGGCCGACAGCTGCGACGTCTTCGTGGCGTTCTCAGTCGCCGGAGGCACGGGCTCGGGCATCTTCTACGACTACCTGCACCTGATCGGACAGGCATTCGAAGAAGCCCATTACCGGGTGAAGATCTACCCGTTGGTGCTGATGCCGTCCGCCTTCGACGACGGCCGGGGCGGCGGGCGCGCGGCCCGGCTCAACGCCGGGCGCTCGCTGGTGGACCTGTTCCGCCTGGTGGACGACCAGAACGCGCCCGACGTGGACGACGGCCTCGACGACGTCGGCACCCAGGGCCAGCTCCGGCTCGAATATCCGGGCGGGCTGTCCGTGCGGCTGCGCCCGTCCACCACGCAGACCGCGTTCCTCTTCAGCCGTACCTCCGGCATCGAGCGCGAGGACCTGCACCGCAGCGTGGTCTCGCTGGTGATGTCGCTGCTGGGCACCGAACTGGGCGACGACGACGGCCGCACGCACGACAGCGACCACCTCTACCAGTCCTTCGCCGACTCCTTCATCAACACCAACGTGGAGCGGGCCGCGGTGGCTCCGACCGGTATCGGGCACAGGGGGGTGTCCACCAGCCTGGTGGCGTCCATGACGGTGCCGGTCGACGAACTGGCGGAACTGCTCGCCTCCCGGCTGCAGGCCTCCGCGCTCCGCCAGCAGGACGCCGCGCCGCGCCCCCCGGAGGGCTCCCGGCGCGAACTGGTCCGCGAGTTCTTCACCGCGTCCAACATCGACCCGCTGTGGAGCAGGGCCTCCCTGCCCGTCGTCGAACCGCGCCCGGTCTCCGGCGCCCGCGCCATTCTGGACGCCCTGGCGGCCCGGCAGGCGGCGATGGAGGACGCGCTCGGCGACCTGGATCGCCAACTGCGCCAGCAGGTGGCCGAGTTGGCCGGTGACTTCGACCCGGTGCGCGGAGTGCGCCAACTGCTGGGCCGGTGCGACGTCACAGAGGCCCATCGGGTGGTCCTCGGCGACCCGGGAGCCAAGGACCGCCTGGAGCGCGTGGGTTTCGCCGGCCTGCTGGAGAACCGGCGCCGCGAGCCCGAGAGACCTCCCGGTCTCACCACCGGGCCGCCGCAGTTCCAGGGCATCCGGGACCGTATGGGAGGCCTGGTCAAAGCCAAGTGGACCGACCCCGAGGTGACGGCGGCCCTCCAGCAGCAGGACACCTGGTACCAGTGGGAGTCCCGGCGCACCTGGCACCGTCACTGGGCCGACCAGGCGGCGCGCTGGGACCGGACGCTGGCGGGCGTCAAGAACGAGCTGACGGCTCTGGTCGGCGCCTTCCGGGAGCAGGCCGACGAGGAACACGCGTCCTTCAGCCAGCGCACTCGTCACCTCTACCGGCCGCGTACCGGCGTGTCGTACCTGCTGCCCCCGCAGGCCGACCTGACCTCGTTCTACGACGCGGTGGTCCGCCGTCTGCTGCTGGCGGAAGGACTGCGGGAGACCGACGACGAGCGGGCCCTGCTGAACCACCTGCTCAGCCCCGACCAGTGGCGGGCCGCCTTCGGCGAAGGCCGCTCCGACCCCCGGCGCGCGGTGCATGTGATCAAGGAACAGTTGCAGCACCGGATCAAGCGGCTGTTCGTGGAGCCGGGCAACCGGGAGGAGCGCCCCCTGCTGCCGCGGCTGGGCACGCTGCTGGCCGAAGCCGCGGCCGGCGGCGGCGGACAGGTCGCCGACGACGCCTTGGAACAGTGCCGGCACAAACTGGCCTCCTTGCTCCCCGTGGGTTTCTCACCGGAGGGCAGCGGCCGGCTGAAGGTTCTGATCGTCTACCCCGCGACGTCCTCGGACTCGACCGTGCGCAGGTTCCTGGAACGCGAGATGCGTCTGCCGCGGGACAGCGAACGGGAGATCGAGTTCCGGCCGGTCTCCACGGAATCCGTGACGGTGGTGCTGTTCCGCAGTGCGATGAGCCTGACGGAAGTGCCGGAAGTGCGCGAGACGCTCACCCTGTGGGCCGAGGCGCTCGCCTCGGAGCGGCCCGGCGACCACTTGAGGTGGCGTCAGCGCCTGGGCTACGACTACGACTTCCTGATGGGCACGGAACAGGACCGCCGGCACATCCTGCATCGTCTGCTGTGCGCGATGTGGAACAACCAGTTCCAGGTCTTCGGAGACGTCACCAGCCCACGCCGGATCCGCATCGGCCTGCAGGACCGCGACTCCGCGGCCATGGTGTGTTCGCTCGACGCGCCCGGCGGCGGTCTGTCCAGTTGGGGCAACCTGCTGCGGGCGTACGAGGCGTGGACGCTGGCGGAGGACAGCGGCGGTATCCGCAACGCCTTCTGCGAGCAGCTGATGACGACCATCCCGCTCGGCCTGGAGATGTCTCCCATCCCGCCGCACGGGCTGTTTCGCACCCTGGTGCACGAGGTGGCACCCCAGCAGAGCGCGCTGCTGGAACAGCTGGCCCAGCAGGCGGACGGGCAGCGTCCGGCCGGGTACGGGGACCTGACCGCCTTCTGGAACGAGACCCTGCCGGCCGCGCTCGACCTGCCCTTCCCCCGCGCCCACCGGATGTCAGGCTGGACGCTGCGCAAACTCGACCAGTCCTTCCAGCCCGCCCCCGGTCACTACTCGCCGCCGGTGCCCGACCGGCGCTTCGGCGCCGGCGCCGACCTGCACAAGGACCCCCGGGGAGAGTGA
- a CDS encoding TRAFAC clade GTPase domain-containing protein gives MDQVTPQEEPRQPVRCPSCLQDLYFDDRQLFLPDPRTNELAPWDPSSEPNGMRRQDQMNRAFLKCPNDSDHPHFLPVPYLLFGRPLTIAFVGQSGTGKTHLLAAMMAEIGRGGLDSLGIRCRSVNTNQHHTFLSQAVNELEAGRVLPSTAPADFVEFTDALLVTVNGQTRPVAFFDIAGESLNAPGKITEFLLGVDALIFVVDALRALRLKQLNPAREAARIDQHKAGVADPTFTTVLDRLPREGGLCNVPTAIVLNKSDVLRFEPPIDHWLREDGPLKSAPDPAEVFRESQDVYAFLTYHQATSWLRPFIECRRCTLHFASATGTSPLLPASANGSLGPSTPPTAFAGGVRPRRVLGPLLSVFQMWGLLDAPGLSAPRLREV, from the coding sequence GTGGACCAGGTCACCCCTCAGGAGGAACCGCGCCAGCCGGTTCGCTGCCCCAGCTGCCTGCAGGATCTGTACTTCGACGACAGGCAGCTGTTCCTGCCCGACCCCCGCACCAACGAACTCGCGCCCTGGGACCCGTCCTCGGAGCCGAACGGGATGCGGCGTCAGGACCAGATGAATCGTGCCTTCCTGAAGTGCCCCAACGACAGTGACCATCCGCACTTCCTGCCCGTGCCCTACCTCCTTTTCGGCAGGCCGCTCACCATCGCCTTCGTCGGTCAGTCCGGCACCGGCAAGACCCACCTGCTGGCCGCGATGATGGCCGAGATCGGGCGGGGCGGCCTGGATTCCCTGGGGATCCGCTGCCGTTCGGTCAACACCAACCAGCACCACACCTTCCTGTCCCAGGCCGTCAACGAGTTGGAGGCGGGACGGGTTCTGCCGTCCACCGCGCCGGCGGACTTCGTCGAGTTCACCGACGCCCTGCTGGTGACCGTCAACGGCCAGACCAGGCCGGTGGCCTTCTTCGACATCGCCGGGGAGTCCCTGAACGCCCCCGGAAAGATCACGGAGTTCCTGCTCGGTGTGGACGCGCTGATCTTCGTCGTCGACGCCCTCAGAGCGCTGCGGCTGAAGCAGCTGAACCCCGCCCGGGAGGCCGCCCGCATCGACCAGCACAAGGCGGGCGTGGCCGATCCGACCTTCACCACGGTGCTGGACCGGCTGCCGCGTGAGGGCGGCCTGTGCAACGTGCCGACCGCTATCGTGCTGAACAAGTCCGACGTGCTGCGTTTTGAACCACCCATCGATCACTGGCTGCGCGAGGACGGACCTCTCAAGAGCGCCCCGGACCCCGCCGAGGTCTTCCGGGAGAGCCAGGACGTGTACGCGTTCCTGACATACCATCAGGCGACGTCCTGGCTGCGTCCCTTCATCGAGTGCCGCCGTTGCACGCTGCACTTCGCCTCGGCCACCGGAACCTCCCCGCTGCTGCCGGCCTCTGCCAACGGTTCCCTCGGTCCTTCCACGCCTCCGACCGCCTTCGCCGGAGGCGTCCGGCCCCGCCGGGTGCTGGGGCCACTGCTCTCCGTCTTCCAGATGTGGGGGCTGCTCGACGCGCCGGGCCTGTCCGCTCCCCGGCTGAGAGAGGTGTGA